A window of Strigops habroptila isolate Jane chromosome 5, bStrHab1.2.pri, whole genome shotgun sequence contains these coding sequences:
- the HABP2 gene encoding hyaluronan-binding protein 2 isoform X1, whose translation MSIRMVNSALTLHVLPLVVLLGNTHLCVAHLFSLADLLDDEADGYEYDDEYLEPEQDLFNQQQHSEDPDWFEAYFDYSNTRKANPCSSNPCKNNGRCENRGSRFSCLCPKPYAGNTCERVEDMCLEKRCHRGDCLLTLTPPYFQCSCDHPYKKPDCQQASSPCRPNPCKNGGLCIQHRGRSRFTCECPAPFRGRFCEIGLDDCYEEDSVSYRGRVNQAVNGKTCLHWNSHLLLDHSINAFMEDAASYGIGEHNFCRNPDEDEKPWCYIRKNHKVEWDFCDVSLCSGTAEVTPQSTDSPIDPNEMFKTCGQPEIPRMVQRIYGGTKTTAGKHPWIASLQMKSSPRGEHFCGGVLIKACWVLTAGHCVGRSAKNLQVALGKQDLKKREPQEQIFDVEKIIKHYNYREKNDVPHNDIALLKLKPVDGHCAVETMYVKTACLPYIRFPDGTDCFVSGWGTTEKDDLSRQLLDANVKLISQRTCNAPRAYDQRLDESMFCAGNLQRPRADSCQGDSGGPLTCVEDGFYYVYGLVSWGDGCGLKNKPGVYTQVTRFLSWIKSTIQTESSSLH comes from the exons ACGAGGCTGATGGCTATGAGTACGATGATGAGTACCTGGAACCAGAGCAGGACCTCTtcaaccagcagcagcactcgGAGGACCCTGACTGGTTTGAGGCATATTTTGACTACAGCAATACTAGAAAAG CAAACCCATGCTCCTCCAACCCCTGCAAGAACAACGGTAGGTGtgaaaacagaggaagcagATTCAGCTGTCTCTGTCCCAAGCCGTACGCTGGGAACACGTGCGAGAGAG TGGAAGACATGTGTCTGGAGAAGAGATGCCACAGAGGAGACTGCCTGCTTACATTGACTCCACCTTATTTTCAGTGCAGCTGCGATCACCCCTACAAGAAACCTGACTGTCAGCAAG CATCTTCACCGTGCAGGCCAAACCCTTGCAAAAATGGAGGTCTCTGCATTCAGCACAGAGGCAGATCGAGGTTCACCTGCGAGTGCCCGGCACCTTTCAGAGGGAGGTTCTGCGAGATCG GACTGGATGACTGTTATGAAGAGGACTCCGTTAGTTATAGAGGAAGAGTGAACCAAGCAGTGAATGGCAAGACGTGCCTGCACTGGAATTCCCACCTTCTCTTGGACCACTCTATTAATGCCTTTATGGAGGATGCTGCTTCTTATGGCATCGGTGAACATAACTTCTGCAG GAATCCCGATGAGGATGAAAAACCCTGGTGCTACATCAGAAAAAATCACAAAGTGGAATGGGACTTCTGTGACGTTTCACTCTGCTCAGGAACAG CTGAAGTGACCCCACAGTCAACAGACAGCCCAATAGACCCAAATGAAATGTTCAAAACATGTGGACAACCAGAAATTCCAAGGATGGTCCAGAGGATCTATGGTGGGACTAAGACTACAGCTGGAAAACATCCCTGGATAGCATCTCTGCAGATGAAGTCTTCACCTAGGGGTGAACATTTCTGTGGTGGAGTGCTGATCAAAGCATGCTGGGTTCTTACTGCTGGGCACTGTGTAGG acGATCAGCAAAAAATCTCCAAGTAGCCCTTGGGAAGCAAGATCTCAAGAAGAGAGAGCCTCAAGAGCAAATATTTGATGTGGAGAAGATCATCAAACATTACAACTACAGGGAGAAGAATGATGTCCCACACAATGATATTG CACTACTTAAGCTGAAGCCAGTTGATGGTCACTGTGCAGTGGAGACGATGTATGTGAAAACAGCGTGCCTGCCTTACATCCGCTTTCCCGATGGGACTGACTGCTTTGTTTCGGGATGGGGCACCACAGAGAAAG ATGACTTATCCCGTCAGCTGTTAGATGCCAACGTCAAGCTGATTTCGCAGAGGACATGCAATGCACCCAGAGCATATGATCAGAGACTGGATGAAAGCATGTTTTGTGCAGGAAACCTTCAGAGACCCAGAGCTGATTCTTGTCAG GGAGACTCTGGAGGCCCACTAACTTGTGTAGAAGATGGCTTCTACTACGTATATGGCCTTGTGAGCTGGGGTGATGGCTGCGGGTTAAAAAACAAGCCAGGAGTTTATACCCAGGTGACAAGATTTCTCAGTTGGATTAAATCCACGATTCAGACTGAGTCCAGCTCACTTCATTAG
- the HABP2 gene encoding hyaluronan-binding protein 2 isoform X2, which produces MSIRMVNSALTLHVLPLVVLLGNTHLCVAHLFSLADLLDDEADGYEYDDEYLEPEQDLFNQQQHSEDPDWFEAYFDYSNTRKDPCSSNPCKNNGRCENRGSRFSCLCPKPYAGNTCERVEDMCLEKRCHRGDCLLTLTPPYFQCSCDHPYKKPDCQQASSPCRPNPCKNGGLCIQHRGRSRFTCECPAPFRGRFCEIGLDDCYEEDSVSYRGRVNQAVNGKTCLHWNSHLLLDHSINAFMEDAASYGIGEHNFCRNPDEDEKPWCYIRKNHKVEWDFCDVSLCSGTAEVTPQSTDSPIDPNEMFKTCGQPEIPRMVQRIYGGTKTTAGKHPWIASLQMKSSPRGEHFCGGVLIKACWVLTAGHCVGRSAKNLQVALGKQDLKKREPQEQIFDVEKIIKHYNYREKNDVPHNDIALLKLKPVDGHCAVETMYVKTACLPYIRFPDGTDCFVSGWGTTEKDDLSRQLLDANVKLISQRTCNAPRAYDQRLDESMFCAGNLQRPRADSCQGDSGGPLTCVEDGFYYVYGLVSWGDGCGLKNKPGVYTQVTRFLSWIKSTIQTESSSLH; this is translated from the exons ACGAGGCTGATGGCTATGAGTACGATGATGAGTACCTGGAACCAGAGCAGGACCTCTtcaaccagcagcagcactcgGAGGACCCTGACTGGTTTGAGGCATATTTTGACTACAGCAATACTAGAAAAG ACCCATGCTCCTCCAACCCCTGCAAGAACAACGGTAGGTGtgaaaacagaggaagcagATTCAGCTGTCTCTGTCCCAAGCCGTACGCTGGGAACACGTGCGAGAGAG TGGAAGACATGTGTCTGGAGAAGAGATGCCACAGAGGAGACTGCCTGCTTACATTGACTCCACCTTATTTTCAGTGCAGCTGCGATCACCCCTACAAGAAACCTGACTGTCAGCAAG CATCTTCACCGTGCAGGCCAAACCCTTGCAAAAATGGAGGTCTCTGCATTCAGCACAGAGGCAGATCGAGGTTCACCTGCGAGTGCCCGGCACCTTTCAGAGGGAGGTTCTGCGAGATCG GACTGGATGACTGTTATGAAGAGGACTCCGTTAGTTATAGAGGAAGAGTGAACCAAGCAGTGAATGGCAAGACGTGCCTGCACTGGAATTCCCACCTTCTCTTGGACCACTCTATTAATGCCTTTATGGAGGATGCTGCTTCTTATGGCATCGGTGAACATAACTTCTGCAG GAATCCCGATGAGGATGAAAAACCCTGGTGCTACATCAGAAAAAATCACAAAGTGGAATGGGACTTCTGTGACGTTTCACTCTGCTCAGGAACAG CTGAAGTGACCCCACAGTCAACAGACAGCCCAATAGACCCAAATGAAATGTTCAAAACATGTGGACAACCAGAAATTCCAAGGATGGTCCAGAGGATCTATGGTGGGACTAAGACTACAGCTGGAAAACATCCCTGGATAGCATCTCTGCAGATGAAGTCTTCACCTAGGGGTGAACATTTCTGTGGTGGAGTGCTGATCAAAGCATGCTGGGTTCTTACTGCTGGGCACTGTGTAGG acGATCAGCAAAAAATCTCCAAGTAGCCCTTGGGAAGCAAGATCTCAAGAAGAGAGAGCCTCAAGAGCAAATATTTGATGTGGAGAAGATCATCAAACATTACAACTACAGGGAGAAGAATGATGTCCCACACAATGATATTG CACTACTTAAGCTGAAGCCAGTTGATGGTCACTGTGCAGTGGAGACGATGTATGTGAAAACAGCGTGCCTGCCTTACATCCGCTTTCCCGATGGGACTGACTGCTTTGTTTCGGGATGGGGCACCACAGAGAAAG ATGACTTATCCCGTCAGCTGTTAGATGCCAACGTCAAGCTGATTTCGCAGAGGACATGCAATGCACCCAGAGCATATGATCAGAGACTGGATGAAAGCATGTTTTGTGCAGGAAACCTTCAGAGACCCAGAGCTGATTCTTGTCAG GGAGACTCTGGAGGCCCACTAACTTGTGTAGAAGATGGCTTCTACTACGTATATGGCCTTGTGAGCTGGGGTGATGGCTGCGGGTTAAAAAACAAGCCAGGAGTTTATACCCAGGTGACAAGATTTCTCAGTTGGATTAAATCCACGATTCAGACTGAGTCCAGCTCACTTCATTAG